The genomic stretch CGGCGAGCGTGGTTGCAACCGCCGACGCGTTACGTGGTGGCCGAGGCGAGCGGGGATCTCGTCCCCGTCCATCTGGCGGCCGGGTTCCAGGAGATCGCCGAAGTCACGACCTACCGATGGGCGCCACCCGGGGAGCCCGCCCGCGAGCGCCCTTCGAAGCAGCTGTTCTCCGACCCCGAGCACGACGAGATCTGGCGGCGCTTCGAGAAGCGGTTCGAGGTCACCTACGAGACCGCCTACGACGGCATCACCGAGCCGCCCGGTTCGGTCACCTGGCACATGGAGGCCATCGAGGACTGGCGCGACCCGCTGCTGCGCCAGGTGGAGGCAGCCATCGCCCGCGGACTCAGGGCTTGCGGGCATCGCGGGGACCGGCTGTACCGGCTCAAGTGGTACATCAACGGCACGGTCTGCGACCCGACCCGGGTCGGCGGCCCCGGCCAGCCCCCGTGGCCGGGCTACTCCTACCTCCCCGACGAGAATGTCATCCAGGTCAGCTGGGACCTGCGCATGGGCACCTACGGCAACTTCCGGGAGGAGTCGCTCTGCGTCTTCGGCGCGGAGCTCGTCGCCGAGGTCGAGGAGGAGCTCACCGAGCTGCTCGGCACGGTGCTGCGGCGGGACGGGCGGCCGGTGGGGAACGTATGGACGTTCGGGCCGTGAGGAAGCCCGTGGCATAGAATCGCGGAGTTTGTCCCCTGCCCCCATCGCGTACGGAGAGCTCCTCATGCACGACGCCCACGACCCGTACGTCCGTGTCCGGGGCGCCCGCGAGCACAACCTCCGGGGCGTGGACGTCGACATCCCCCGGGACGTGCTGGCCGTGTTCACCGGAGTCTCCGGCTCGGGGAAGTCCTCGCTCGCCTTCGGCACGGTCTACGCCGAGGCGCAGCGCCGCTACTTCGAGTCGGTGGCGCCGTACGCGCGCAGGCTGATCCACCAGGTGGGCGCGCCCAAGGTCGGGGAGATCACCGGTCTGCCGCCCGCGGTCTCGCTCCAGCAGCGCCGCTCGGCACCCGGCTCGCGCTCCTCGGTCGGCACGGTCACCAATCTCTCCAACTCCCTGCGCATGCTGTTCTCCCGCGCGGGCGACTACCCGCCGGGCGCCGAGCGGCTCGACTCGGACGCCTTCTCGCCCAACACGGCGGCCGGAGCCTGCCCGGAGTGCCACGGCCTCGGCCAAGTCCACGGTACGACCGAGGAGTTGCTGGTCCCCGACCCCGAACTGTCAATCCGGGACGGCGCGATCGCCGCGTGGCCCGGGGCCTGGCAGGGCAAGAACCTGCGCGACATCCTCGACGCGCTCGGGTACGACGTGGACCGGCCCTGGCGCGAACTGCCCGCCGAGCAGCGGGAGTGGATCCTGTTCACCGACGAGCAGCCGGTCGTCACGGTCCATCCGGTGCGGGACGCGGACCGCATCCAACGGCCGTACCAGGGCACGTACATGAGCGCCCGACGGTATGTCATGAAGACGTTCTCCGACTCCAAGAGCGCGACCCTGCGCGCGAAGGCGGAACGGTTCCTGGCCAGTGCTCCCTGTCCGGCGTGCGGGGGCGGCAGGCTGCGGCCCGAGGCGCTGGCGGTGACCTTCGCAGGCCGTACGATCGCCGAACTGGCCGCACTGCCACTGCTGGAGCTGGCCGACACCCTGCACGGCAACACGGAGACGGCCCGGGTGCTCACCGAGGAGCTCAGGTCCCGGATCGGCCCGGTCGTCGAGCTGGGTCTCGGCTACCTCAGCCTCGACCGGTCGACCCCCACCCTCTCGGCGGGCGAGCTGCAACGCCTCCGCCTCGCCACCCAGCTGCGCTCCGGACTCTTCGGTGTCGTCTACGTCCTGGACGAGCCGTCCGCCGGACTGCACCCCGCGGACACGGAGGCGCTGCTGACGGTGCTGGAGCGGCTGAAGGCGGCCGGGAACTCGGTGTTCGTGGTGGAGCACCATCTGGACGTGATGCGCGGCGCGGACTGGCTCGTCGACGTCGGCCCGCGCGCGGGCGACCACGGCGGGCAGGTGCTGTACAGCGGACCGCCGGAGGGACTGGCCACGGTGGCGGAGTCGGCAACGGCCCGTTTCCTGTTCGACCGCTCCCCCGCGCCAGTACGTGAAGTGCGCGCCGCCGCCGGGCAGTTGAAGGTCGGCCCGATCACCCGGCACAACCTGCGCGCGGTGACCGCCGAGTTCCCGCTCGGGGTGTTCACCGCGATCACCGGGGTCTCGGGCTCGGGGAAGTCCACGCTCATCGGAGAGATCACGGAGGAGCTGTCCGGTGTGGGCCGACTGGTCCGCGTCGACCAGAAACCGATCGGCCGCACTCCCCGCTCCAACCTCGCCACCTATACCGGCCTGTTCGACGTCGTCCGCAAGGCGTTCGCGGCCACGGGCCAGGCCCGGGACCGGGGTTACGGCGTCGGCCGCTTCTCCTTCAACGTGGCCGGAGGGCGCTGCGAGACCTGCCAGGGCGAGGGGTTCGTGAGCGTGGAGCTGCTGTTCCTGCCGAGCACGTACGCGCCGTGCCCGGACTGCGGGGGCGACCGCTACAACCCCGGGACACTCGAAGTGACGTACCGGGGGCGGAACATCGCGCAGGTGCTGGACCTCACGGTGGAGGCGGCGGCGGACTTCTTCGCGGACACCCCGGCGGTGTCCCGCAGCCTCGGCACCCTCCTCGACGTAGGCCTCGGCTACCTACGACTCGGCCAGCCCGCCACCGAACTGTCCGGCGGCGAGGCCCAGCGCATCAAACTGGCGAGCGAACTCCAGCGGGGGCGTCGCGGGCACACGCTGTACCTGCTGGACGAGCCGACGACCGGCCTCCACCCGGCCGACGTCGAGGTCCTCATGGACCAACTCCACGGCCTCGTCGACACCGGCCACACCGTGATCGTCGTCGAGCACGACATGGCGGTGGTGGCGGGCGCGGACTGGGTGATCGACCTGGGCCCGGGCGGCGGCGACGCTGGCGGGCGGATCGTGGCGGCGGGGCCGCCGGGGGAGGTGGCGCGTTCGGAGGGGAGCGCTACGGCGGCGTATCTGATCCGTGCGATGGGCGGGACATGGTGAGAGCCCGGCACAGTTGCGCACTCGTGGGGCCGGTGCACACTGGGAATCGAGCCCAAACCACGACGACGCACGGAGGCTGCCATGGCCGAAGATGCTGAGGTTCGCGGGACCCTCACAAAGGTCGGGGAGGAAACGGTCGAGGTCTACAAGCTGGAGCTTGACCTCGATGATGCGTCGCGGGAGAAGCTGAAGGCGGACCCCCGCGCGGTGATACAGGGCTTTCTGGAGTCGCAGGGGCATACGGTCAACGGTCTGCTCGTGGCGGACTTGCAGGGATTCGACGACGACTGGCCCGCGGGCTGGCTGCACATCCCCAGTGGCGAGTACCGGTCTCGTTGGTTCCCGATCCTGCTGTAGCGGCGCGGGGCGTGGGCGGTCAGCCCGGTTGCCGTACCGCGGCCTGGACCGTCTTGGTCACCTGATGGGTTGCCAATGCCGCGTGCGCCCAGGCGAGTTCACCTCCCGACGGACCCGGCTCCGCGGCGTGGGCCAAGGTGCGGCGGTCGGTGTGGGCATCCGCCGGGATCTCGGACCGTACCTCGACCTCGGCCACCAGGCGGCGGGCCGTGACCACCCGCCACAGGGAGGCGAGCAGGGAGTCCTCGCCGACGAAGGCGGGTGCCGTGGACGCGGGGCCGTCGTCGAAACGGTAGTGCAGCCGCACCGGTTGGACCGGGACGCCCGCGTCGAGTGCGGCCTGGAACACCGCCCGGCGGAAGTGTCCCTGGGCGCGGCCGCACCAGGTGCTGCCCTCGGGGAAGGCGACCACCGCGGCGCCGGAGCGCAGGGCCCCGGCGATCCGGGCGACCGTGTCGGGCAACGCCCGCAGCCGGTCCCGCTCGATGAAGAAGGCACCGCTGGCCGCGGTGAGCCCGCCCGCCACCGGCCACCGCCGGATCTCCGCCTTGGCCAGCATCCGGGCCGGACGCACCGCCGCGAGCAGCGGGATGTCCAGCCAGGAGATGTGGTTGGCGACCAGGAGCAGGCCCCCGGTGGGCGCCGCCGTGCCGGTGATCCGGACGCGCACCCCGGCGGCCCGGACCACGGCCCGGCTCCACCCGCGGATCAGCGCGTTCCGCCGGGAGACGGGAACGAGACCGAACACCGGCAGCAGACCGACACCCACCAGAAGCGTCACCAGCAGCGCCCCGATCCGCAGCACCGCGCGCGGCACGTCCGCCAGGGAGCGGGCGGAGGCGACGCACACCTGCGGGGAGCAGGGCGCGGTGGGCAGCCAGGCACTGGTCGGCACGATCGGACGGGGCACCGCGGCGGCGGCCGCCCGGCGCGCCCGCCGGTCGGTCAGCGCCCGTCCGCCGACGGGCACCGTGCGCAGCAGGCTCATCAGGCCGGGACTAGCGAGAGGAAGTGCTTCAGATAACGCGGGTTGACCCGGCGCATCGACAGCAGCACGTACAGGTCGGCGACCCCGAAGTCCGGGTCGTGGGCGGGCTCCGCGCACACCCAGGCGCCGAGCCGGAGGTAGCCGCGCAGCAGCGGGGGCAGTTCGGTGCGGCCCTCGGGGCGGGTGACGCTCTCCGGGTTCCAGGGGTGCAGCGGGCGGACCCGGTACTCCTCGGGCGCCAGGTGCTTGTCCCGTACCCGGTCCCAGGTGCCGGCCGCGAGGGCGCCGCCGTCGGCGAGCGGGATGGAGCAGCAGCCGGCCAGCCACTCGTGGCCGTTGTCGACCATGTAGCGGGCGATACCGGCCCAGATCAGGCCGATGACCGCGCCGTCCCGGTGGTCGGGGTGGACGCAGGAGCGGCCGACCTCGACCAGGCCGGGGCGGATCGGGTCCAGCGGGGCGAGGTCGAACTCGCCCTCCGAGTACAGCCGCCCGGCGACCGCGGCACGGTCCGGGGGCAGCAGTCGGTAGGTGCCGACGACCTGGCCGGTGACCGTGTCACGGACCAGCAGGTGGTCGCAGTACGCGTCGAAGGCGTCGATGTCGTGCCCCGGCTGCGGGGTGGACAGCAGGGCGCCCATCTCTCCGGCGAAGACGTCGTGCCGCAGCCGCTGCGCGGCCCGTACGTCGTCCTCGGTGCGGGCGAGCGTGACGGTGTAGCGGGTGGGGGCCGCGGGCTGCGCGGGGCGGTCGAGCGTGGAAACGCCGTTCATGGGCTGACTCCTGGTCACAGGCCGGGGACGATTGAGCGGCCGGAACAGTTCTTCCGACGCAGGGCGTCGTCCGCGTGACCATCGCCAGGAGCGCGGATGTGGGGTTGTTGAACGGAACGGTCAGGACACCGTCACTTGGGCGGCTCGCAACCCTCCAGCCAGTAGCGCGTCTCCGCGGCGTCCAGAACCCGCTCCAGGACGAGGTCTCCCGTCATGCGCGGGAAGAAGCGGCCGGACGGCCAGCTGCGCTCGTAGGCCGGCGGGTCGAGGACGAGCAGGCGTACACCGTCGACGACCGGGATGTCGGTGGGCGTGCCCTCGTTCCACACCCACTCCCCGCCGGGTGCGACCAGGTTGAACGATCCCACGGTGTGCACCTGGCCCGGCGCGTCCCGGCACACCGCCGCCTCCTGCGGGGAGGGGGCCCGGCCGGGCACATGGCCGCCGCCGACGAGGACGTCCGCGAGCAGGGTGTGCAACTGGAAGTTGTCGCCGATTCCGCTCATCCGCATCCGGTAGCCGGTGCCGGTGGGGCGGTGCAGCACGACCAGCGGCTCGTCGTCGAGGACGAGCAGGGCGTAGGTCAGGCACTTGAACTCGTGGCCCGACGCCTCCGCCACGGCCCGTATCCCGCGCAGCAGCCGGGCTCGCAGCGACCCGTCCAGCGCGGTGCGCACGGCGGGGTCGCTGAGCATGGCGACGCACGCCATCTCCCACTGGGGCATCGACAGCCAGGCCAGTGCCGCCTCCGGTCCCACCCGTTCGAAGACCGCCGGATCCACCTCGCCGGACTCCGGATCGGGGAAGTCCCCGCCGCCGGTCTCCGCCCAGCGTTCGGCGAACTCCCCGGCGGCGGCCAGGTTCTCGGCCAGCTCCACGAAGATGTGCGGCGCGCAGGGCCTCGGGTCGGCACCGCTCTCCACGCAGGCGCCGACGAGCACGGCTATGGTGCCGCGCGGCCCTGGCGGCACCTCGGGCAGCAGCGCGGCCAGGCGCGGGGCGGCCTGCGCCATTTCCTGCGGTGCCGCGTCCCGGTAGGCCCGGCCCATCTCCCCGAAGGCGCGTTCCGCCTGCTCCGGCTCCTGCTCCCGCACGGCGGCCTCGAACCGCGCGACGGCCTCAACGAACGGCCCCTGCTGCTGACTTCCCGTGATCATGCAGGCAGCGTACCGAGGCCGGACAGGCGGAGCGGGGCCGGGGAGCACCACCTTCCCGACCCCGCTCGCCCGCAGGTCAGTTGTTCGTGACGAAGTCCACGACCAACCGGTTGAACTCGTCGGCGTGCTCGATCATCGCCCAGTGACCACAGTGGTTGAGCACGACAAGACGGCTGTTCGGGATGTTGGCGAGAAGGAACAGCGAGGTCTCGTAGGAGACGACGCGGTCGTCACGGCCGTGGATGAGCAGGGTCGGCACCTGGATGGCCGGGAGCAGCTCGGGCTCGACCCACTTGGGCAGCGGTGCGCCCTGGGGCAGGCCGTCGACGTAGTTGCGCAGGTGGTCGGGGCGGGCGAGCGCGGCGTCCGAGCGGGCCTGGCACAGTTCCGGCGTGGCGAAGCGGGCCTTGTCGTAGACCATGATCTCGACGAGGCGGCGCATGTTCTCCGGGCTGGCGTCGTGGTAGGCCTCGATCAGCACCTTCAGGCCCTCGGAGGGGCCGCCTCCGGGCCCGAAGAGGGTGGGCATCCGGCCGACCGGCGGGCCCATGGTGATCAGGTGGGAGATGCGGTCGGGGTGTTCGGTGGCCAGCCGCAGGGAGGTCTGGCCGCCCATCGAGTTGCCGACGAACGCGGCCTTGTCGATGCCGAGGGCGTCCAGGAACTGGATCGCCGCCGTGACGTGGTCGAGCTGATCGACAGTGGCCGGGGACGACTCGCCCCAGCCGGGCATGTCGACGGCGTACACGTGGAAGTGCTCGGCCAGTGCCTCGATGTTCGGGGCGAAGTTGCTCCAGCCCGTCGCGCCGGGGCCGCTGCCGTGCAGCAGGACGACGGGGTGGCCGGAGCCCGCCTCGTAGCAGCGGAGCTTCCAGTCCTGGGTCTGGACGGTGCGGGCGATCGTGTTCGGGTCGAGGGTCATCAGTGGGCCTCTCCGTGCGGGGCGGGCGCGGCGGCGAGCAGGTCGGCTACGACGCCGGGCGGGCGGTGGCCCCAACTGTGCAGCTTGTCGAGCGTCTTCACCTCCCAGGTCTCGTCGTCGATGATCAGTCCGCCCCAGCCGTACTCGATGCTGAAGCCCGAGGGGGTGAAGACGTAGAAGCTGAACATCTGGTCGTTGGGGTGCATGCCGAGGGTCATCTCGAAGGGCTGCTTGGCGTCCATGCAGCGGTCGTAGGCGAGGCCGACGTCGCGGATGTCGGTGACCTCGACCATGAAGTGGTGGGTCTTCTTCGGCGAGGGCAGGTCGCCGAAGGCCACGGTGTGGTGGCGGCCGTTGCAGTGCAGGAAGATCAGGTCGGCGACGACGCCCGGGGCGAGCTCCTCGACGATGATGTCGCTGATCCTGAAGCCGAGCAGGTCGAGGTAGAAGCCGAGGTAGGTCTCGCGGGAGACGCCGTGCGCGAGCAGGACCTGGTGTCCCGCGCCGCCCGCGCCGGTGACGAAACCGCCGAGCAGCTTCGCGGACTCGAAGGGCGTGGCGGCGTCGGCCAGGCCGGTGACCAGCTCGACACGGTTGCCCATCGGGTCGGCGGTGATGAAGATCCGGTCGACCTTGCGGGCGGCGGCCAGCGCGTCGTCGCCCTCGGCGACCTCGACGTCGGCGGCGCGCAATTTCGCGACGAGCGCATCCAGGGCGGCGGCGTCCGAGACCTCGTAGCCGGTGGCGACCAGGTCGTCGACGGGGCCCTCGGTGACGACCCAGCGGTGGGCCTTCTCGTCAGTGCGCAGGGTGAATCCGTCGGCCGTCTTCTCGCCGTACTGCATGCCCAGCAGGTCGACGCCGAAGTGCTCCCAGTCGGTGAGGGAGCTGACCTCGTAGACGACGTATCCGAGTTCCTTGACTCCGGACATCTGTGTGACTCCTTCTCTCAGAGGGTGGGGGCGGCGAGGCCGCTGACGTCGGCGGCGGCGACGAACCGGTCGGGGCGCAGGGCCACGGCGCGGGCGCCGTAGCGGCGCAGCCAGGGCAGCAACGACTCGTCGAGATCGACGAGTTCGTGCGGGCCGCGCGTGTACGCGGTCTTCGGGCGCACGGCGACGTAGCGGGCGCCGAGCGCGTCCCAGTCGGCCCTCTCCTCGGGGGTGAGCAGGCTCGCGGGGTCGATGTCGTCGCCGAGCAGGACGAAGCCGGGGCCGAGGAGGTGGTCGAGCAGGGCCATCCGGCCGGCGGTGTCGCCGACGGTGGGCTGCGGCACCATCCGGCCGACGATGCTGGCGTCGCCGAGCGGGCCGCGCAGCCAGCCTGCCGCCAGTACCGGCGGGGCGGTCAGCGGCGGTTCGTAGGGGGTGACCGTGTTCTCGGGCACCGCGTTCATCGCGGCCTGCTCCTCCTCGGAGGCCTCCCGCTTGATGACCCGGCCGAGGCCGACCGCGAGGCCGGTGTAGAAGGCGGCGTTGGGGCGCCGTTCGGCCTCGTAGGTGTCCAGCCAGCGCTCGGGCAGCTCGCCCTTGATGACGCGGGCGAGTTTCCAGCCGAGGTTGTGGGCGTCGCGCATCCCGGTCTGCATCCCGGCACCGGCCCACGGCGGCATCAGGTGGGCCGCGTCGCCGGCCAGGAAGACCCGGCCCTGGCGCCAGGTGTCGGCCATGCGGACGTGGTGCCGGTAGAAGGCGTGCTGGTGGATCTCGACGTCGTCCTCGGTCACCCCGAGCGCCTTGAGCAGCGGCCACACCTCGGTGCTCGTCGGGTAGTCCTCGGGGGACTCGTCGGGCTTGAGGGGGATCTCCCAGCGGTGGTTGCCCGCGGACAGGGCGATGTCGACGACCGGGCGCTCCCTGTCGGACCAGAAGGTCAGGAAGTCGCGGTCGGGCCACCAGCGTTTGACGCGGCAGTCGACGACCACCCAGGTGACGTGGTTGGTGTCGCCGTCCAGTCGGCAGCCGATGCGGCCGCGGGTGGGGCTGGAGCCGCCGTCGGCGGCGATCGCGTACCGGGTGCGGACCGTGCGCCTCTCGCCGGTCGCGGTGTCGGTCGTGGTGAGGGTGACGCCATCGGCGTCCTGGGCGATGTCGGTGACCTCGGCGCCGTACCGGACGCTGATCCGGTCGCCCGACTCCTCGGCGGCCGCGCGGAGTTCGGCCTCCATGGTCGGCTGGTAGATGTTGTAGAAGCGCGGCTTGCGGCCGAGCGTGGACGGCGGGTGCTCGATCCGCATGATCTCGGTGCCGTCGTACGTCATCCAGCGCAGCGCCCGCTGCGGGTCGATCTTCTTCTCGACGCGCTCGTCGACACCGAGGTCCTGGAAGATCCGCATCGTCCAGTCGTTGACGGTGACGGCTCGGGCCCGGGGGTAGAGGTCCTTGTCCCGCTCCAGGGCGAGGGCACTGACGCCGTTGCCGGCGAGGGTGAGGGCGGCGATCACACCGGTCGGGCCGTATCCGACGATCGCGACATCCGCGTCGTAGCTGTGGGTCATGCGCTGACTCCGTTGTCCCATCCGCACGTCCCGTACGGAAGTTTTGGACCGATCGGTCGGTCCATTTCTGGGAGGCTAGCAAGCCGCGTCCGTCGCATGTCAAGAGTTCTTGCATGATTTCGTGATAAGCCACGACGGCCCCTGATCAGCGGTGGATCACCGCTCGTCAGGGGCCGCCTAGACTTCGGCAGGTGGACACGTCCGCGCCGAGAGCGCACACCAGCAACCGCCGCGGTCGCCGCTCACGGCAGGAGATCCTCGACGCGGCCGCACGCGTGATGTCCGTGCGCGGCTACGCCGGCACGTCGATGTCGACGCTCGTCAAGGAGACGGGCCTGCCGAAGAGCGCCTTCTACCACCACTTCGAGTCCAAGGCGGGACTGCTCTCCGCCGTCATGGCGCAGGGCGCCCAGGGCTTCTTCGACGCGATGCGCGAGGCGCACCGCACCCCGCCCGAGGGCGGCACACCGCGCGAGCGCCTGCGCTGGTACCTGGGCCGGACCGGCGAAGTCATCGAGAACCGCGAGGAGTTCCTGCGGCTGCTCCTGGTACTGGTGATGAGTCATGAGGCGGCCGAGGCGTCGGAGGCGCTGGCGACCGTGCAGTCCGTCCGGGACGAGGGCCGCGCCTACATGCGGGTCATGATCCGCTCCGCGTTCGCGGGTGAGGGCGAGGCCGCCGCCGACCGGGTCGCCGACGCGCTCGCCCACTTCTGCATGGGCGGCTTCGACGGGGCGTTCGTGTCGCTGCAATCGGCGGACGGCAAACCGATCGCGCAGTTCATGGAGGAACTCGCCGACGCCACGGCGGCCCTCGGCGAGGCCCTCCTCGCCACGCGCTGAGCCCCCCTCAGGCAGCCCGCTCGGCCACGAGCGTCAGCGCGATGTCGACGATCATGTCCTCCTGGCCGCCCACGAGCCCGCGCCGGCCGCACTCCATGAGGATCTCCCGCACATCGATGCCGTACCGCGCCGCGGCGGCCTCCGCATGCCTCAGGAACGACGAGTAGACACCGGCGTACCCCAGGGTCAGGGTCTCCCGGTCGACCCGCACCGGACGGTCCTGAAGCGGCCGGACGATGTCGTCGGCGGCGTCCTGGAGCCGGAACAGATCGCAGCCGTGCTCGAACCCGGAGATGTTCGCGACCGCAATGAACGCCTCCAGCGGACAGTTCCCCGCGCCCGCCCCGTGCCCGGCGAGCGAGGCGTCGACGCGGCGCACCCCGTTCTCCACGGCGACGACGGAGTTGGCGACCGACAGCGACAGGTTCTCGTGGGCGTGGATGCCGATCTCGGTCTCCGCGTCCAGGACATCGCGGTAGGCGCGTACCCGAGCGGCTATGTCGTTCATGGTGAGCCGGCCGCCGGAGTCGGTGACGTAGACGCAGTGCGCGCCGTACGACTCCATCAGCTTGGCCTGCTCGGCCAGTTCCTCGGGCGGGGCCATGTGGGAGAGCATCAGGAAGCCGGAGACGTCCATGCCCAACTCGCGCGCGGCGGCGATGTGCTGGGCGGCGATGTCGGCCTCGGTGCAGTGCGTGGCGACACGGACCGAGCGCACGCCGAGGTCGTGGGCGCGCTTCAGCTCGTGGATGGTGCCGACACCGGGCAGCAGCAGCGTGGTGAGGCGGGCGCGCTGAAGCACGGAGGCCGCCGCCTCGATCCACTCCCAGTCCGTGTGCGAGCCGGGGCCGTAGTTGACCGAGCCGCCGGCCAGGCCGTCGCCGTGCGCGACCTCGATCGCGTCGACTCCGGCCCGGTCGAGCGCGGCGACGATGCGCCGGACGTCCTCGGGGGTGATCCGGTGCCGTACGGCGTGCATGCCGTCGCGCAGGGTCACGTCCTGGACGAAGATCGGGGTGCCCATCAGCGGCCCGCCTTCCGTGCTGCGATCCGCTCCGCGGCCTGGAGGCCGGCGGAGGTCATGATGTCGAGGTTTCCGGCGTAGGCCGGGAGGTAGTGGGCGGCGCCCTCGACCTCCAGGAAGACCGACACCTGGTGGGTGGGGCGGGCGTCGGAGCCGGGCAGCAAGGTCCCCACGGGCTGGTCGGCGGGGATCTCGGTGATCTGCACCTGCTGCTTGAGGCGGTAGCCGGGGACGTACGCGGCGACGTCGGCGACCATCTTCTCCACCGACCGCCTGATCTCCTCGTGCATGGCCGGGTCCGGCGCCGTGACCAGGCAGAAGACCGTGTCCCGCATCATCAGCGGCGGCTCGGCCGGGTTGAGCACGATGATCGCCTTGCCGCGGCGCGCGCCGCCGACCCGCTCGATGGCGGCCGAGGTGGTCTCGGTGAACTCGTCGATGTTGGCGCGGGTGCCGGGGCCCGCCGACTTCGACGCGATCGACGCGATGATCTCGGCGTACGCGACCGGCACGACCCGGCCGACCGCGGCGACGACGGGGATGGTGGCCTGGCCGCCGCAGGTGACCATGTTGACGTCGGGCGCGTCCAGGTGCTCGTCGAGGTTGACGGCCGGGACGACGTACGGGCCGATCGCGGCCGGGGTCAGGTCGATCAGCCGCTTCCCGAGCGGGAGCAGCTTGGCGGCGTTCACCTCGTGGGCCTTGGCGGAGGTGGCGTCGAAGACGATCTCGATGTCGTCGAAGCCCGGCAGCGCGAGGAGCCCGTCCACGCCCTCGTGGGTGATGGGCACCCCGAGCCGGGCGGCGCGGGCCAGCCCGTCCGAGGCGGGGTCGATGCCGACCATGGCTCCCATCTCCAGGTGACGTGAACCCCGCAGCACCTTGATCATCAGGTCGGTGCCGATATTGCCCGAGCCGATGACCGCGACCTTCGTCCTGCTCATGCTGCTCCCTCTGCTCCCTCGCTGAAGCGGACCGTCACGGCGCCGAGGCCGGACAGGGTGGCGGTGACGGTGTCGCCGGCGGCGGCCGGGCGCATCGGGCCGAGGGCGCCGGAGAGGACGACCTGGCCCGCGCGCAGCGGCTCGCCGAGTTCACGGGCGGTGCGGGCCAGCCATACGACCGCCTCGACGGGGTCGCCGAGGCAAGCGGCGCCGGAACCGGTGGAGACCTCCTCGCCGTTGATGCTCATCGACATGGCGACGTCCACCGGGTCGAACTCGTCGAGCTTCAGCCGCTCCTCGCCGAGCACGTACGCGCCCGCGGAGGCGTTGTCGGCGACCGTGTCAGCGAAGCTGATGTCCCAGCCCGCGATCCGGCTGCCGCAGATCTCCAGCGCGGGCACGCCGTAGGCGATCGCCGCGCGGACCTGCTCGCGGTCGAGCGGCCCGTCGGCCAGGTCGGCGCCCAGCACGAACGCGATCTCCGCCTCGGCCCGCGGCTGGAGGACCCGGCCGAAGGGGACCGTGTCATCGTCGGCATACGCCATGTCGTCGAAGAGGACTCCGAAGTCGGGCTGGTCCACGCCGAGCTGCCGCTGTACGGCCTCGGAGGTGAGCCCGATCTTGCGGCCCACGACCCTCGCGCCGGCGGCGATCCGCCGCTCGGTCAGCACGGCCTGCACGGCGTACGCGGCGGCCAGGTCGTCCCGGCCGATCAGGTCCCGCACGGGCGCGCACGGCACCCCGGAGGCGAGGGCCCCGGCGATGCGCTCGGCCGCGGCCACGATGTCGGAGGGGCTCGCGGTGGCGAGCGGTTTGCTGTCGTTCACGCCTTCACTGTGCGGTCGGGCGGAACAGCGAACCAGCACTTCGTCTCGCTCAGCGATACGCTGGCGGACATGACGGACAC from Streptomyces davaonensis JCM 4913 encodes the following:
- a CDS encoding lysophospholipid acyltransferase family protein codes for the protein MSLLRTVPVGGRALTDRRARRAAAAAVPRPIVPTSAWLPTAPCSPQVCVASARSLADVPRAVLRIGALLVTLLVGVGLLPVFGLVPVSRRNALIRGWSRAVVRAAGVRVRITGTAAPTGGLLLVANHISWLDIPLLAAVRPARMLAKAEIRRWPVAGGLTAASGAFFIERDRLRALPDTVARIAGALRSGAAVVAFPEGSTWCGRAQGHFRRAVFQAALDAGVPVQPVRLHYRFDDGPASTAPAFVGEDSLLASLWRVVTARRLVAEVEVRSEIPADAHTDRRTLAHAAEPGPSGGELAWAHAALATHQVTKTVQAAVRQPG
- a CDS encoding alpha/beta fold hydrolase, with protein sequence MTLDPNTIARTVQTQDWKLRCYEAGSGHPVVLLHGSGPGATGWSNFAPNIEALAEHFHVYAVDMPGWGESSPATVDQLDHVTAAIQFLDALGIDKAAFVGNSMGGQTSLRLATEHPDRISHLITMGPPVGRMPTLFGPGGGPSEGLKVLIEAYHDASPENMRRLVEIMVYDKARFATPELCQARSDAALARPDHLRNYVDGLPQGAPLPKWVEPELLPAIQVPTLLIHGRDDRVVSYETSLFLLANIPNSRLVVLNHCGHWAMIEHADEFNRLVVDFVTNN
- a CDS encoding GNAT family N-acetyltransferase; translation: MNGVSTLDRPAQPAAPTRYTVTLARTEDDVRAAQRLRHDVFAGEMGALLSTPQPGHDIDAFDAYCDHLLVRDTVTGQVVGTYRLLPPDRAAVAGRLYSEGEFDLAPLDPIRPGLVEVGRSCVHPDHRDGAVIGLIWAGIARYMVDNGHEWLAGCCSIPLADGGALAAGTWDRVRDKHLAPEEYRVRPLHPWNPESVTRPEGRTELPPLLRGYLRLGAWVCAEPAHDPDFGVADLYVLLSMRRVNPRYLKHFLSLVPA
- a CDS encoding DUF2716 domain-containing protein: MTADASALWAMYDTQIRGRVPEVFGVVAERDGPLVRVHYGTHGVVDHGDLSEVEDLAGLVRRSQQDFAERVEPVTWNAYSHDGPRLAQALLDAGFTPGTPRSLLIADVNDVPTTDVELRTYWAGLPPKDEDRILRLAEAAPEQRRPVSELEFGMDVQALWHYNRLLDLVWLEKVHGTEFTSIGGISGPRRELLHAAAAWKGRRAWLQPPTRYVVAEASGDLVPVHLAAGFQEIAEVTTYRWAPPGEPARERPSKQLFSDPEHDEIWRRFEKRFEVTYETAYDGITEPPGSVTWHMEAIEDWRDPLLRQVEAAIARGLRACGHRGDRLYRLKWYINGTVCDPTRVGGPGQPPWPGYSYLPDENVIQVSWDLRMGTYGNFREESLCVFGAELVAEVEEELTELLGTVLRRDGRPVGNVWTFGP
- a CDS encoding ATP-binding cassette domain-containing protein gives rise to the protein MHDAHDPYVRVRGAREHNLRGVDVDIPRDVLAVFTGVSGSGKSSLAFGTVYAEAQRRYFESVAPYARRLIHQVGAPKVGEITGLPPAVSLQQRRSAPGSRSSVGTVTNLSNSLRMLFSRAGDYPPGAERLDSDAFSPNTAAGACPECHGLGQVHGTTEELLVPDPELSIRDGAIAAWPGAWQGKNLRDILDALGYDVDRPWRELPAEQREWILFTDEQPVVTVHPVRDADRIQRPYQGTYMSARRYVMKTFSDSKSATLRAKAERFLASAPCPACGGGRLRPEALAVTFAGRTIAELAALPLLELADTLHGNTETARVLTEELRSRIGPVVELGLGYLSLDRSTPTLSAGELQRLRLATQLRSGLFGVVYVLDEPSAGLHPADTEALLTVLERLKAAGNSVFVVEHHLDVMRGADWLVDVGPRAGDHGGQVLYSGPPEGLATVAESATARFLFDRSPAPVREVRAAAGQLKVGPITRHNLRAVTAEFPLGVFTAITGVSGSGKSTLIGEITEELSGVGRLVRVDQKPIGRTPRSNLATYTGLFDVVRKAFAATGQARDRGYGVGRFSFNVAGGRCETCQGEGFVSVELLFLPSTYAPCPDCGGDRYNPGTLEVTYRGRNIAQVLDLTVEAAADFFADTPAVSRSLGTLLDVGLGYLRLGQPATELSGGEAQRIKLASELQRGRRGHTLYLLDEPTTGLHPADVEVLMDQLHGLVDTGHTVIVVEHDMAVVAGADWVIDLGPGGGDAGGRIVAAGPPGEVARSEGSATAAYLIRAMGGTW